Genomic DNA from Hymenobacter jejuensis:
GCGTTTTGTACCAAGATTATTCTAATTGGGAATTGCTGCTAGTAGATGATGGCTCAACGGACCGCAGCACTGCTATGGCTAAGCAATATGCAGCGCAGATGCCCGATAAAATTATTTATTGTGAGCACGACGGACACCTTAACAAAGGACTTAGTGCTAGCCGCAATCATGGCATTAAGAAGGCAAAAGGAAATTATGTTGCTTTTCTAGACGCTGATGATATCTGGAAGACTAGTAAGCTTTCTAATCAAATAGCTATTTTTCAGAAATACCCGGATGTAACCATGGTAGCTGAGGCTTCGCTGTACTGGAACAGTTGGAGCAACCCTGAGAACAAAGATATTTCAATCCCTGTGGGTGCCCCAGGAGATCAAGTCTATCAGCCTGGCGAACTTTTGCTTCTTCTCTATCCTCTAGGAACAACAGCGGCGCCCTGTCCATCGGGGTTAATGATTACAAAACAAGGTTGTCTATCATCAGGAGGCTTTGAAGAATCCTTTAGAGGAGATTGTCAACTGTATGAAGATCAAGCCTTTCTGAGCAAAGTGTATACTAATGAGAAGGTGTACATTTCCTCTGCATGTAATAATCTGTATCGCCAGCGGCATGGGTCTATTGTACAAGCTGTGAAAGACAATGGGCATTATCATACGGTACGAAAATATTTTCTGGAGTGGCTTTCATCTTACCTACTTGAGCAAGGTGTTATAAACCATAAATTGGTTGTGGCTTTGAAAAAATCTCTTGAACCTTATCATCATCCTTATATCTACTCTTTCAAGAAATTAGCTGCAAGAATCATTTATAAAATAATTAGATAAAAATCTATTCGGCAGCCATATACAAAATATAAATCAATAACACAGTAGATAATTATTTAGAACAGATAGAATTAATAATTCTATCTGTTCTAAATAATTATCTACTTTTTCCTTCGCAAGAAAGAATGAATTACAGCCTACCATGAATCTTGTAACCTAAAACCATTTTATTAGCTAAGGTGGATGTTCCTGCGCGTCTAGGGTATACTTCCTTACTTTTCCCGTCAACTATACACGATGAGATACTTGACATATGAAGATGCCTCAGCAATGCGCATTACTGCATTGCAAAAGGAAGCTAATAACTTAGCTGTTGCAAGTGGGACTAGTAACCCTTACCAGACCACAATCGACTTCTGCACTACTTTTAAGCACGCATACTAATTCCCCTTCTTCTGACATGTCTGATTCCAACGTCGATATCCAACTCAGCAAACTCGACATACTCGAACGCAAAAACGCCGAAGCTCTGCTCGGTGGCGGCCAGATTCGTATTGATGCTCAGCATAGCAAGGGCAAACTAACGGCGCGCGAACGCATTGATTTGCTGGTTGATGAAGGTTCGTTTGAGGAAATTGGCAAGTTTGTGATGCATCGCTCCAAGGATTTTGGCTTGGACAAAGAGTATTACTTGGGCGACGGCGTGGTGACGGGTTACGGCACCGTACATGGCCGACTGGTGTATGTATTCTCCCAGGATTTCACGGTGTTTGGCGGCTCGCTCTCCGAAACGCATGCCGAGAAGATTGTGAAAATCATGGACCTGGCCATGAAAAATGGCGCGCCTGTCATCGGGCTCAACGATTCGGGCGGGGCCCGGATTCAGGAAGGTGTGGTGAGCCTAGGAGGTTATGCCGATATCTTCTATAAAAACACGCTGGCTTCGGGTGTAGTACCGCAGATTTCGGCCATTATGGGGCCGTGTGCGGGCGGAGCAGTGTATTCGCCGGCCATCACAGACTTTATTCTGATGGTGGAAAACACAAGCTATATGTTCGTGACCGGGCCGAACGTGGTCAAAACCGTCACCCACGAAAACGTATCAAGCGAGGAGTTGGGCGGCGCCAGCACCCATAGCGCCAAGAGCGGGGTTACTCACTTTTCGTGCGCCAACGAAGTAACCTGCATCAACCATATCAAACAGTTGCTGAGCTACATGCCACAGAACTGCGAGGAAACGGCTCCGATGCTACCTTATGAAGCGCAGGGCGACGAGTTGCGCCCTGAACTGGACAATATCATTCCGGAAAATCCGAACCAGCCGTACGACATTCGCGACGTGGTGAATGGCATCATCGACGCCGACTCCTTTCTGGAAGTACACCAGAACTTCGGCGAGAACATTGTGGTGGGATTTGCCCGTTTGGGTGGCCGCAGCATTGGCATTGTGGGCAATCAGCCGGCTGTGCTGGCCGGCGTGCTCGACATCAATGCCAGTACCAAGGCTGCGCGTTTCGTGCGGTTCTGCGATTCATTTAATATCCCGTTGCTCGTGCTGGAAGATGTTCCCGGCTTCCTGCCTGGCACCGACCAAGAGTGGCGCGGCATCATCACCAACGGCGCTAAGTTGCTGTATGCGTTCTGCGAAGCTACTGTGCCGCGCATCACGGTGATCACCCGTAAGGCGTATGGCGGCGCCTATGATGTGATGAACTCCAAACACATCGGGGCAGATATGAACTACGCCTGGCCTACGGCCGAAATCGCGGTGATGGGCGCGAAAGGAGCTGCCGAAATCATCTTCAAACGCGAAATCGCGGCTGCGGCCGACCCGGAAGCCAAGCTGCAAGAGAAAGTTGAAGAGTATCAGGCCAAGTTTGCCACGCCTTACCGGGCCGCGCACCGTGGCTTCGTCGACGAAGTTATTTTGCCTTCCCAGACACGCCAAAAGCTCATTCGTGCGTTTAAAATGCTGGAAAACAAAGTAGATCAGATGCCGCGGAAGAAACACGGCAACATCCCTTTGTAAATATCTGATTATCATACAATTATGCATATCGACAATACTCAACTGGCAGATGAAAATGCCGTTGAGTTAGGAGGCATGCAGCCTTCGTTGTAGTTTCGGCTTTGCCAGTGGCACCTACTTTCGTTGTTGCTTGTTGAGGCCCCAAAGTTTTTGGCCAAAAGCACATCTAAACCTGCCTTCTGCGCGAAAGCACTTTTATTCCGGCCCTAATCTCACACCTACATGCGCACTGAAAGTTTCGATTTTCTAGAGAGATACATTAATAACGCTTCGCCGACCGGCTTCGAAAAAGAAGGCCAACAGCTGTGGCTTGAATACATCAAACCCTACGTAGACGACTATTTTGTAGACACTTACGGCACGGTGGTGGGTGTCATCAATCCGGAAGCGAAGTATAAAGTTGTAATCGAAGCGCATGCCGACGAGATTTCGTATTTCGTCAATTATATCACCAAGGAAGGCTACATCTATTTGCGGCGCAACGGCGGCTCCGACCCGCTGGTAGCGCCTTCCAAACGCGTTAACATTCACACGGCCAAGGGCATTGTGAAAGCCGTATTTGGCTGGCCCGCCATCCATGTGCGCAAAGTAGAGCAGGACAAAGCTCCTACCATCGAAACTGTATTCCTGGATTGTGGAGCGGCTTCTCGCGAAGAAGCCGAGGAAATGGGCATTCACGTTGGTTCGGTAGTCACTTTTGAAGACGACTTCATGGTGATGAACAGCAAGTACTACGTGGGCCGGGCCCTCGATAACCGCGTGGGCGGCTTTATGGTGGCGGAAGTAGCCCGATTGCTGAAGGAAAACAGCAAGACGCTGCCCTTTGGCTTGTACATCGTGAACGCGGTACAGGAAGAAATCGGGTTGCGCGGTGCCGAAATGATCGCGCATCGCATTCAGCCCGACGTGGCCATCATCACCGATGTAACCCACGATACGCAGGCGCCGATGTACGAGAAAAAAACCAGCGGCGACATTCATTGCGGCAAAGGCCCGGTGATCACGTACGGCCCCGCAGTGCAGAATAACCTGCGCGATCTTATCATTGGCACAGCACAAGAAACGGAAATCCCATTTCAGCGCGCGGCGGCTACGCGCGCTACAGGCACCGACACAGACGCTTTTGCGTATTCCAGCGCCGGCGTAGCTTCAGCACTTATCTCCTTGCCCCTTAAGTACATGCACACAACGGTAGAAACCGTTCATGCGGACGACGTAGACAACGTAATCAAGCTGATCTACGAATCCTTGCTACGCATCGAAGACGGGCATGATTTCCGGTATTTTAAATAAAAATCACTGTTAATCAGCTTCTTAACTAGATTTTTGTTCGTTAAAATGTTCAAAACGCCCGCCTATGTCGGGCGTTTTGTGTTTGGATACTTTTGGATTCCTGATTTTGCCGACCCTAATGGAAGAGTTGTTCGACAAAGGCCACCCGCCAGCTTTACCCCTGACTACCACCGACCAAATGAACCGCCGAGTGGTGGTGCCGTTTCCGCCGCAACGCATCGTGTCGTTGGTGCCTTCCCAAACGGAATTACTTTACGACCTGGGGCTGGGAGCGCGGATTGTGGGAGTAACCAAATTCTGCATTCATCCGGCAGAAGCACGCCAGCACGCTAAGGTAATCGGCGGTACCAAAAACTTTCACGTCGAGGAAATAATGACCCTGAAACCCGACCTGATTATTGGCAACAAGGAGGAAAATTATCAGGAAGGTATTGAACAGCTAGCGGCACAGCATCCGGTCTGGATGAGCGACATTGCGACGCTGCCCGAGGCGCTGCGCATGATTCGGCAAGTCGGCCTGATTACCGGCATGGCCCAGCGTGCCGACCGCTTGGCCCAGCAAATCGAGGTAACGTTTGCTGAATTGCCGCCGGCGCAAGCGGTTCGTTCCGCTGCCTATTTTATTTGGCGCAAACCGTATATGGTAGCCGCTGCCGGCACTTTTATCGATGCTATGCTGGCGCGCGCAGGATTTGCCAACGTTTTTTCGCAACAAGCACGCTACCCCGAAATCACCGCCGACCAACTGGCGGCGGCTCAGCCGGCCGTCATTTTGCTTTCCTCTGAGCCTTACCCCTTCGCCGAAAAGCACATCGCCGAATTTCAAGCACTATGTCCAACGGCTCAGGTGCGCATTGTCGACGGTGAAATGTTCAGCTGGTATGGCAGCCGCTTGCAATATGCGGCTACTTACCTTTCTTCACTAACTAGTTCTCTTGCAAACACTTAGCAACTAGCCAATCTCAAAACCAGCTTTCTCCAGCTCTGCCCAAAACTGCGGATACGATTTGCGTACCACTCCTGGTGCCTGCACTGCCAGCGGTCCGAGCAGCGCCAAGGGAGCGAATGCCATGGCCATGCGGTGGTCGTGGTAGGTTTCTATGGTTTGGCCATCAACTTGGAAATTGCTGGAACGCACGTAGAATCGCTCGGCGCCTTCTTCCGTGAGCGAGGCGCCAAATTTGGCCAACTCGTTTTGCAGCGCCGCAATGCGGTCCGTTTCCTTGATCCG
This window encodes:
- a CDS encoding helical backbone metal receptor encodes the protein MEELFDKGHPPALPLTTTDQMNRRVVVPFPPQRIVSLVPSQTELLYDLGLGARIVGVTKFCIHPAEARQHAKVIGGTKNFHVEEIMTLKPDLIIGNKEENYQEGIEQLAAQHPVWMSDIATLPEALRMIRQVGLITGMAQRADRLAQQIEVTFAELPPAQAVRSAAYFIWRKPYMVAAAGTFIDAMLARAGFANVFSQQARYPEITADQLAAAQPAVILLSSEPYPFAEKHIAEFQALCPTAQVRIVDGEMFSWYGSRLQYAATYLSSLTSSLANT
- a CDS encoding M42 family metallopeptidase, which encodes MRTESFDFLERYINNASPTGFEKEGQQLWLEYIKPYVDDYFVDTYGTVVGVINPEAKYKVVIEAHADEISYFVNYITKEGYIYLRRNGGSDPLVAPSKRVNIHTAKGIVKAVFGWPAIHVRKVEQDKAPTIETVFLDCGAASREEAEEMGIHVGSVVTFEDDFMVMNSKYYVGRALDNRVGGFMVAEVARLLKENSKTLPFGLYIVNAVQEEIGLRGAEMIAHRIQPDVAIITDVTHDTQAPMYEKKTSGDIHCGKGPVITYGPAVQNNLRDLIIGTAQETEIPFQRAAATRATGTDTDAFAYSSAGVASALISLPLKYMHTTVETVHADDVDNVIKLIYESLLRIEDGHDFRYFK
- a CDS encoding acyl-CoA carboxylase subunit beta — its product is MSDSNVDIQLSKLDILERKNAEALLGGGQIRIDAQHSKGKLTARERIDLLVDEGSFEEIGKFVMHRSKDFGLDKEYYLGDGVVTGYGTVHGRLVYVFSQDFTVFGGSLSETHAEKIVKIMDLAMKNGAPVIGLNDSGGARIQEGVVSLGGYADIFYKNTLASGVVPQISAIMGPCAGGAVYSPAITDFILMVENTSYMFVTGPNVVKTVTHENVSSEELGGASTHSAKSGVTHFSCANEVTCINHIKQLLSYMPQNCEETAPMLPYEAQGDELRPELDNIIPENPNQPYDIRDVVNGIIDADSFLEVHQNFGENIVVGFARLGGRSIGIVGNQPAVLAGVLDINASTKAARFVRFCDSFNIPLLVLEDVPGFLPGTDQEWRGIITNGAKLLYAFCEATVPRITVITRKAYGGAYDVMNSKHIGADMNYAWPTAEIAVMGAKGAAEIIFKREIAAAADPEAKLQEKVEEYQAKFATPYRAAHRGFVDEVILPSQTRQKLIRAFKMLENKVDQMPRKKHGNIPL
- a CDS encoding glycosyltransferase, which produces MNPDALPLVSVVIAFLNEEQFLGEAVESVLYQDYSNWELLLVDDGSTDRSTAMAKQYAAQMPDKIIYCEHDGHLNKGLSASRNHGIKKAKGNYVAFLDADDIWKTSKLSNQIAIFQKYPDVTMVAEASLYWNSWSNPENKDISIPVGAPGDQVYQPGELLLLLYPLGTTAAPCPSGLMITKQGCLSSGGFEESFRGDCQLYEDQAFLSKVYTNEKVYISSACNNLYRQRHGSIVQAVKDNGHYHTVRKYFLEWLSSYLLEQGVINHKLVVALKKSLEPYHHPYIYSFKKLAARIIYKIIR